In the genome of Pseudomonas sp. LBUM920, one region contains:
- a CDS encoding AraC family transcriptional regulator, with amino-acid sequence MNNQLIELRVLAAKAENRRTETGIPRVAMVQGAIPEHRLAAVYEPMINLILQGSKSMTVGDRTLHYDPATYFVMSIELPAVGAVHPASSGEPYLAVSLSLDPTLLTTLLNDLPAPTARRAQEAGFSVAAVTPALMDTWVRMLRLMGDPVAIAALAPAYEREILFHVLQGPHGWMLRDIAAPDTAMARVNQAIQWIRQDFAEPIRVEALAHKAAMSVSAFHRHFKAVTNLSPLQYQKRVRLLQARTLMLATASSVTGAAFAVGYESATQFSRDYARVFGLPPARDTARILAANRGCQ; translated from the coding sequence ATGAATAATCAATTGATCGAACTGCGCGTCCTGGCCGCCAAGGCCGAAAACCGCCGCACCGAGACCGGTATCCCGCGTGTGGCGATGGTTCAGGGCGCGATCCCGGAACACCGGCTGGCGGCGGTGTATGAGCCAATGATCAACCTGATCCTGCAGGGCAGTAAAAGCATGACCGTGGGCGACCGCACGCTGCACTACGACCCGGCGACGTACTTTGTGATGTCCATCGAGTTGCCGGCCGTGGGCGCAGTGCACCCGGCGAGCAGCGGCGAGCCCTACCTGGCGGTCAGCCTGAGCCTGGACCCGACGCTGCTGACCACCCTGCTCAACGACCTGCCTGCGCCCACTGCACGCCGCGCGCAGGAAGCCGGCTTCTCGGTGGCGGCGGTAACGCCGGCATTGATGGACACGTGGGTGCGCATGCTGCGCCTGATGGGCGACCCGGTAGCGATTGCCGCACTGGCACCTGCGTACGAACGGGAGATTCTCTTCCACGTACTGCAAGGCCCCCATGGCTGGATGTTGCGCGACATCGCCGCGCCGGACACTGCCATGGCGCGAGTCAACCAGGCCATCCAATGGATTCGCCAGGATTTTGCCGAACCGATTCGCGTGGAGGCGCTGGCACACAAGGCGGCGATGAGCGTTTCGGCGTTTCATCGCCACTTCAAGGCGGTGACCAACCTGAGCCCGTTGCAGTATCAGAAACGCGTGCGCTTGCTGCAGGCGCGCACGTTGATGCTGGCCACTGCGAGCAGTGTGACCGGCGCGGCGTTTGCGGTGGGGTACGAAAGCGCGACCCAGTTCAGCCGCGACTATGCGCGGGTGTTCGGGCTGCCGCCCGCGCGGGACACGGCGCGGATTTTGGCGGCAAACAGGGGGTGTCAGTAG
- a CDS encoding ABC transporter substrate-binding protein — protein sequence MLNKNNKLRHSISLAAVLALSGLSATAWADAYEDAAKKWIGSEFKPSTLTQDQQLEELKWFIKAAEPFRGMKINVVSETLTTHEYESKVLAKAFSEITGIKLTHDLLQEGDVVEKLQTQMQSDKNIYDGWVNDSDLIGTHFRYGKTESITDLMANEGKDFTSPTLDIKDFIGISFTTAPDGKIYQLPDQQFANLYWFRADWFERPELKAKFKEKYGYDLGVPVNWSAYEDIAKFFSEDVKEIDGKRIYGHMDYGKKDPSLGWRFTDAWFSMAGGGDKGLPNGLPVDEWGIRVEDCHPVGSSVTRGGDTNGPAAVYATQKYVDWMKAYAPPEAAGMTFSESGPVPSQGNIAQQIFWYTAFTADMTKPGLPVVNADGTPKWRMAPSPVGPYWEKGMKKGYQDVGSWTFLKSTPEKQKLAAWLYAQFVTSKTVSLKKTIVGLTPIRESDINSQAMTDLAPKLGGLVEFYRSPARVEWTPTGTNVPDYPRLAQLWWSNIAAAASGEKTPQQALDNLAKEQDAIMMRLERSNVQPICGPKMNPERDAQYWFDQPGAPKPKLANEKPKGETVSYNDLLKSWEAARK from the coding sequence ATGTTGAATAAAAACAATAAGCTGCGACATAGCATTTCATTGGCCGCCGTACTGGCCCTCAGCGGTTTGAGCGCCACGGCCTGGGCCGATGCGTATGAAGACGCGGCGAAAAAATGGATCGGCAGCGAGTTCAAACCGTCCACCCTCACCCAAGACCAGCAGCTCGAAGAGTTGAAGTGGTTTATCAAGGCGGCAGAACCGTTTCGTGGGATGAAGATCAACGTGGTGTCGGAAACCCTCACCACCCACGAGTACGAATCCAAGGTGCTGGCCAAGGCCTTCAGCGAAATCACTGGCATCAAGCTGACCCACGACTTGCTGCAGGAAGGCGACGTGGTGGAAAAGCTGCAAACCCAGATGCAGTCCGACAAGAACATCTATGACGGCTGGGTCAACGATTCCGACTTGATCGGCACGCACTTTCGCTATGGCAAGACCGAGTCGATCACTGACCTGATGGCCAACGAAGGCAAGGACTTCACCTCGCCGACCCTGGACATCAAGGACTTTATCGGCATCTCGTTCACCACCGCGCCAGACGGCAAAATCTACCAACTGCCCGACCAGCAGTTCGCCAACCTCTACTGGTTCCGCGCCGACTGGTTCGAGCGGCCGGAGCTGAAAGCCAAGTTCAAGGAAAAATACGGCTACGACCTCGGCGTACCGGTGAACTGGTCGGCCTATGAAGACATCGCCAAATTCTTCAGTGAAGACGTCAAGGAAATCGACGGCAAACGTATTTATGGGCACATGGACTACGGCAAAAAAGACCCGTCACTGGGCTGGCGTTTCACCGATGCCTGGTTCTCCATGGCCGGCGGCGGCGACAAGGGCCTGCCCAACGGCTTGCCGGTGGACGAGTGGGGCATTCGCGTGGAGGACTGCCACCCGGTGGGCTCCAGCGTGACCCGCGGCGGCGACACCAACGGCCCGGCCGCGGTGTACGCGACGCAGAAATACGTGGACTGGATGAAAGCCTATGCGCCACCCGAAGCGGCGGGCATGACCTTCTCCGAATCCGGCCCGGTGCCGTCCCAGGGCAACATCGCCCAGCAGATCTTCTGGTACACCGCGTTTACCGCCGACATGACCAAGCCGGGCCTGCCGGTGGTGAATGCCGACGGCACGCCGAAATGGCGCATGGCCCCATCGCCGGTCGGGCCTTATTGGGAAAAGGGCATGAAGAAGGGCTATCAGGACGTGGGCTCCTGGACTTTCCTCAAGTCGACGCCTGAGAAGCAGAAACTCGCGGCCTGGCTCTACGCGCAGTTCGTGACCTCGAAAACCGTCTCGCTGAAGAAAACCATTGTTGGCCTGACGCCGATTCGTGAGTCCGACATCAACTCCCAGGCCATGACCGACCTGGCGCCCAAACTCGGTGGCCTGGTGGAGTTCTACCGCAGCCCGGCACGGGTCGAGTGGACCCCGACCGGCACCAACGTGCCGGACTACCCGCGCCTGGCGCAACTGTGGTGGAGCAACATCGCCGCTGCCGCCAGCGGCGAGAAAACCCCGCAGCAGGCGCTGGACAACCTGGCCAAGGAGCAGGACGCGATCATGATGCGCCTGGAACGCTCCAACGTGCAGCCGATATGCGGCCCGAAAATGAACCCCGAGCGTGATGCCCAATACTGGTTCGACCAGCCCGGCGCGCCGAAGCCGAAACTGGCCAATGAGAAACCCAAAGGCGAAACCGTGAGCTACAACGACCTGCTCAAGTCGTGGGAGGCAGCGCGTAAGTAA